One segment of Solanum stenotomum isolate F172 chromosome 1, ASM1918654v1, whole genome shotgun sequence DNA contains the following:
- the LOC125862885 gene encoding agamous-like MADS-box protein MADS3, whose amino-acid sequence MGRGRVELKRIENKINRQVTFSKRRNGLLKKAYELSVLCEAEVALIIFSSRGKLYEFGSAGITKTLERYQRCCLNPQDNCGERETQSWYQEVSKLKAKFEALQRTQRHLLGEDLGALSVKELQNLEKQLEGALAQARQRKTQIMMEQMEELRRKERHLGDVNKQLKIKVSLELSTFEGEGQGGVRGVPFPWSTCNASLDEAGSSTFHVHHSQSNQMDYDLPDPVLQIGYHQYMAADGASGSRSMAVESNIIHGWGL is encoded by the exons atggggAGAGGGAGAGTGGAACTAAAGAGAATTGAGAACAAAATCAACCGTCAAGTGACATTTTCTAAGAGGAGGAATGGTTTGTTGAAGAAAGCTTATGAATTATCAGTGCTTTGTGAGGCTGAAGTTGCTCTCATCATCTTCTCTAGTCGTGGAAAGCTCTATGAGTTTGGTAGTGCAGG TATCACTAAAACCCTTGAGAGGTACCAACGTTGTTGCCTTAATCCTCAAGACAATTGTGGTGAAAGAGAAACACAG AGCTGGTACCAAGAGGTCTCTAAATTAAAGGCCAAGTTTGAAGCCCTTCAACGAACTCAAAG GCACTTGCTTGGTGAAGATCTTGGAGCATTGAGTGTGAAGGAGTTGCAAAATCTTGAAAAACAACTTGAAGGTGCACTTGCACAAGCTAGGCAAAGAAAG ACACAAATAATGATGGAACAGATGGAGGAGCTTCGTAGAAAG GAGCGTCATCTTGGTGATGTGAACAAGCAGCTGAAGATTAAGGTTTCTCTTGAACTATCAACG TTTGAGGGTGAAGGACAAGGTGGAGTGAGAGGTGTTCCTTTTCCATGGAGTACTTGTAATGCATCATTAGATGAAGCTGGAAGCAGCACCTTTCATGTCCACCATTCTCAATCAAATCAAATGGACTATGATTTACCTGATCCAGTTCTTCAAAtagg GTATCATCAGTATATGGCTGCAGATGGAGCCTCAGGGTCAAGGAGCATGGCTGTTGAGAGTAACATCATTCATGGCTGGGGTCTTTAa